Proteins found in one Neurospora crassa OR74A linkage group II, whole genome shotgun sequence genomic segment:
- a CDS encoding GTP-binding protein ypt4, whose amino-acid sequence MSSSLPWDYIAKLVCIGDSGCGKSSLTIRLCEGRFVTHHDVTIGVEFGSRIVPVGPPHSNLDSQQSQQQQPASSTTTFTSDSTTTTIPNTTTSSSGGLPPPPIAAKPSSSSSSASDPPVPQKHMKLSLWDTAGQETYKSVTRSYFRGASGALLVFDLSRKQTFEHVTDWLNDLRAIAEPDIVVILVGNKADLTEANDENEGENNKREVTRKEAEEWARRNGVLEYVETSAKSGENVEKAFMRVAERIYQNIQAGKYDLNDRRSGVKGPSAGLGGGGAGGGGTHVKLTGDKAGGYGGCC is encoded by the coding sequence ATGTCGTCCTCATTACCTTGGGACTACATCGCAAAGCTAGTGTGCATCGGCGACTCAGGCTGCGGTAAATCCTCGCTCACCATCCGGCTCTGCGAGGGCCGCTTCGTCACCCACCACGACGTGACCATCGGTGTCGAATTCGGCTCACGCATCGTCCCCGTCGGTCCTCCTCACAGCAACCTCGATTCCCAAcaatcacaacaacaacaaccagcaTCCTCCACAACCACCTTCACCTCAGAttccacaacaacaacaataccaAACActacaacctcctcctccgggggcctccccccacccccaATAGCCGCcaagccctcctcctcttcttcttcagcatcCGACCCCCCTGTCCCGCAAAAACACATGAAACTCTCCCTCTGGGACACGGCCGGCCAAGAAACCTACAAATCCGTCACGCGCTCCTACTTCCGCGGCGCCTCGGGcgccctcctcgtcttcgacCTCTCGCGCAAACAGACATTTGAGCACGTAACCGACTGGCTGAACGACCTTCGCGCCATTGCCGAGCCGGACATTGTGGTGATCTTGGTCGGCAACAAGGCCGATCTTACCGAAGCAAACGACGAAAACGAGGGAGAAAACAACAAGCGAGAAGTAACGAGGAAAGAAGCGGAAGAGTGGGCAAGGAGGAATGGAGTGCTCGAGTACGTGGAGACGAGCGCCAAGAGCGGGGAGAACGTCGAGAAGGCGTTTATGAGGGTGGCCGAGAGGATATACCAGAATATTCAGGCGGGAAAGTACGATTTGAATGATAGACGGTCGGGGGTAAAGGGGCCTAGTGCTGGGTTAGGTGGAGGCGGCgcaggagggggaggaacGCATGTGAAGTTGACGGGGGATAAGGCGGGCGGTTATggagggtgttgttga